The following proteins are encoded in a genomic region of Lutra lutra chromosome 16, mLutLut1.2, whole genome shotgun sequence:
- the MMP28 gene encoding matrix metalloproteinase-28 isoform X2 has translation MAARIGLLLRALPLLLWGGLDAQLSERGGQELRREAEAFLEKYGYLNEQVPKDLTAARFSNAIRKFQWVSQLPISGTLDPATLRQMMRPRCGVADTDSQAAWTERVSALFTGRRAKMRRKKRFAKQGSKWYKQLLSYRLVNWPQHLPEPAVRGAVRAAFQLWSNVSALQFWEAPATVPADIRLTFFQGDHNDGLSNAFDGPGGALAHAFLPRRGEAHFDRDERWSLSRRRGRNLFVVLAHEIGHTLGLPHSPAPRALMAPYYKRLGRDALLSWDDVLAVQGLYDGQQRLYIFQGSHFWEVSADGNVSEPRPLQERWVGLPPHIEAAAVSLDSGDFYFFKGSRCWRFRGPKPVWGSPQLCRAGGLPRHPDAALFFPPLGRLVLFKGARYYVLAPDGLQVEPYYPRGLRDWGGVPKEVSGALPWPDGSIIFFRDDRYWRLDQAKLRVTTSGRWAAELPWMGCWHANSGGALF, from the exons ATGGCGGCGCGTATCGGCCTCCTGCTGCGCGCCCTGCCGCTACTACTGTGGGGCGGCCTGGACGCCCAGCTCTCCGAGCGCGGAGGCCAGGAGCTGCGCAGGGAGGCGGAG gcattcctggagAAGTACGGATATCTCAATGAGCAGGTCCCCAAAGACCTCACCGCGGCAAGATTCAGCAATGCCATCAG GAAGTTCCAGTGGGTATCTCAGCTGCCCATCAGCGGCACGCTAGACCCTGCCACCCTGCGCCAGATGATGCGGCCCCGCTGTGGGGTGGCAGACACAGACAGTCAGGCGGCCTGGACCGAGAGGGTTAGTGCCCTGTTCACTGGACGCCGGGCCAAAATGAGGCGTAAGAAACGCTTTGCAAAGCAAG GCAGCAAGTGGTACAAGCAGCTCCTCTCCTACCGCCTGGTGAACTGGCCACAGCACCTCCCGGAACCAGCAGTTCGCGGGGCCGTGCGTGCCGCCTTTCAACTGTGGAGCAACGTCTCAGCCCTGCAGTTCTGGGAGGCTCCGGCCACAGTCCCCGCTGACATCCGCCTCACCTTCTTCCAAGGGGACCACAACGATGGGCTGAGCAATGCCTTTGATGGCCCAG GGGGCGCCCTGGCGCACGCCTTCCTGCCCCGCCGTGGCGAAGCGCACTTCGACCGCGACGAGCGCTGGTCCCTGAGCCGCCGCCGCGGGCGCAACCTGTTCGTGGTGCTGGCGCACGAGATCGGCCACACGCTCGGCCTGCCGCACTCGCCTGCGCCCCGCGCGCTCATGGCGCCATACTACAAGAGGCTGGGCCGCGACGCGCTGCTCAGCTGGGACGACGTGCTTGCCGTGCAGGGCCTGTATG ATGGGCAACAGAGACTGTACATTTTTCAAGGAAGCCACTTCTGGGAGGTGTCCGCGGATGGCAATGTCTCAGAGCCACGCCCACTACAGGAAAGGTGGGTGGGGCTGCCCCCCCACATTGAGGCTGCTGCTGTATCATTGGACAGTGGAGACTTCTACTTTTTCAAAG GGAGCCGATGCTGGAGGTTCCGGGGCCCCAAGCCAGTGTGGGGTTCACCACAGCTGTGCAGGGCAGGGGGCCTGCCCCGCCACCCCGACGCcgccctcttcttccctcctctgggcCGACTCGTCCTCTTCAAGGGTGCCCGCTACTATGTGCTGGCCCCAGACGGACTGCAGGTGGAGCCCTACTACCCCCGAGGCCTGCGGGACTGGGGTGGTGTCCCCAAGGAGGTCAGCGGTGCCCTGCCATGGCCGGATGGCTCAATCATCTTCTTCAGAGATGACCGCTACTGGCGCCTTGACCAGGCCAAACTACGGGTGACCACCTCGGGCCGCTGGGCCGCAGAGCTGCCCTGGATGGGCTGCTGGCATGCCAATTCGGGGGGCGCCCTCTTCTGA
- the MMP28 gene encoding matrix metalloproteinase-28 isoform X1 produces the protein MAARIGLLLRALPLLLWGGLDAQLSERGGQELRREAEAFLEKYGYLNEQVPKDLTAARFSNAIRKFQWVSQLPISGTLDPATLRQMMRPRCGVADTDSQAAWTERVSALFTGRRAKMRRKKRFAKQGSKWYKQLLSYRLVNWPQHLPEPAVRGAVRAAFQLWSNVSALQFWEAPATVPADIRLTFFQGDHNDGLSNAFDGPGGALAHAFLPRRGEAHFDRDERWSLSRRRGRNLFVVLAHEIGHTLGLPHSPAPRALMAPYYKRLGRDALLSWDDVLAVQGLYGKPQGGSVAIQLPGKLFTDFEAWDPHRPQGRRPEIQGPKYCHSSFDAITVDGQQRLYIFQGSHFWEVSADGNVSEPRPLQERWVGLPPHIEAAAVSLDSGDFYFFKGSRCWRFRGPKPVWGSPQLCRAGGLPRHPDAALFFPPLGRLVLFKGARYYVLAPDGLQVEPYYPRGLRDWGGVPKEVSGALPWPDGSIIFFRDDRYWRLDQAKLRVTTSGRWAAELPWMGCWHANSGGALF, from the exons ATGGCGGCGCGTATCGGCCTCCTGCTGCGCGCCCTGCCGCTACTACTGTGGGGCGGCCTGGACGCCCAGCTCTCCGAGCGCGGAGGCCAGGAGCTGCGCAGGGAGGCGGAG gcattcctggagAAGTACGGATATCTCAATGAGCAGGTCCCCAAAGACCTCACCGCGGCAAGATTCAGCAATGCCATCAG GAAGTTCCAGTGGGTATCTCAGCTGCCCATCAGCGGCACGCTAGACCCTGCCACCCTGCGCCAGATGATGCGGCCCCGCTGTGGGGTGGCAGACACAGACAGTCAGGCGGCCTGGACCGAGAGGGTTAGTGCCCTGTTCACTGGACGCCGGGCCAAAATGAGGCGTAAGAAACGCTTTGCAAAGCAAG GCAGCAAGTGGTACAAGCAGCTCCTCTCCTACCGCCTGGTGAACTGGCCACAGCACCTCCCGGAACCAGCAGTTCGCGGGGCCGTGCGTGCCGCCTTTCAACTGTGGAGCAACGTCTCAGCCCTGCAGTTCTGGGAGGCTCCGGCCACAGTCCCCGCTGACATCCGCCTCACCTTCTTCCAAGGGGACCACAACGATGGGCTGAGCAATGCCTTTGATGGCCCAG GGGGCGCCCTGGCGCACGCCTTCCTGCCCCGCCGTGGCGAAGCGCACTTCGACCGCGACGAGCGCTGGTCCCTGAGCCGCCGCCGCGGGCGCAACCTGTTCGTGGTGCTGGCGCACGAGATCGGCCACACGCTCGGCCTGCCGCACTCGCCTGCGCCCCGCGCGCTCATGGCGCCATACTACAAGAGGCTGGGCCGCGACGCGCTGCTCAGCTGGGACGACGTGCTTGCCGTGCAGGGCCTGTATG GGAAGCCCCAGGGGGGCTCCGTGGCCATCCAGCTCCCAGGAAAACTGTTCACTGACTTTGAGGCCTGGGACCCCCACAGACCACAGGGAAGGCGCCCCGAAATCCAGGGTCCTAAATATTGCCACTCTTCCTTTGATGCCATCACTGTAG ATGGGCAACAGAGACTGTACATTTTTCAAGGAAGCCACTTCTGGGAGGTGTCCGCGGATGGCAATGTCTCAGAGCCACGCCCACTACAGGAAAGGTGGGTGGGGCTGCCCCCCCACATTGAGGCTGCTGCTGTATCATTGGACAGTGGAGACTTCTACTTTTTCAAAG GGAGCCGATGCTGGAGGTTCCGGGGCCCCAAGCCAGTGTGGGGTTCACCACAGCTGTGCAGGGCAGGGGGCCTGCCCCGCCACCCCGACGCcgccctcttcttccctcctctgggcCGACTCGTCCTCTTCAAGGGTGCCCGCTACTATGTGCTGGCCCCAGACGGACTGCAGGTGGAGCCCTACTACCCCCGAGGCCTGCGGGACTGGGGTGGTGTCCCCAAGGAGGTCAGCGGTGCCCTGCCATGGCCGGATGGCTCAATCATCTTCTTCAGAGATGACCGCTACTGGCGCCTTGACCAGGCCAAACTACGGGTGACCACCTCGGGCCGCTGGGCCGCAGAGCTGCCCTGGATGGGCTGCTGGCATGCCAATTCGGGGGGCGCCCTCTTCTGA